A part of Saccharomonospora amisosensis genomic DNA contains:
- a CDS encoding GntR family transcriptional regulator, translating to MPSTELPQQLTARRIDRPVPLRERVYQAMQELIISRQLAPGQHLVESELAEMLGVSRQPIREALQLLNSEGWVDLRPGYGAFVHAPTEAEVDQLLVVRAALESESARLAALHAEPEGVAALRKICEQGETAVKADDIDAMVAANAELHRRVTELSGNQVLLDFVAQVDRRVRWYYTPIARHRGSQSWQEHARLIDAIENKDAELAARVMREHTERTRQSYLEQRESNPEPEVRPAQVRSRRRRSAPRV from the coding sequence ATGCCGTCGACCGAGTTGCCGCAGCAGCTGACTGCTCGCCGGATCGACCGGCCCGTGCCGCTGCGCGAGCGGGTCTATCAGGCGATGCAGGAGCTCATCATCTCCCGGCAGCTCGCACCCGGCCAGCACCTGGTGGAAAGCGAGCTCGCCGAGATGCTAGGGGTGTCACGGCAGCCCATCCGCGAGGCGCTGCAGCTGTTGAACTCCGAGGGATGGGTCGACCTGCGGCCTGGTTACGGAGCGTTCGTACACGCGCCGACCGAGGCGGAAGTGGACCAGCTGCTCGTCGTACGGGCGGCCCTGGAATCGGAATCGGCCAGGCTGGCCGCGCTGCACGCCGAACCGGAAGGGGTCGCCGCGCTGCGCAAGATCTGCGAGCAGGGCGAGACCGCCGTGAAGGCCGACGACATCGACGCGATGGTGGCGGCCAACGCCGAGCTGCATCGCCGCGTCACGGAACTGTCCGGCAACCAGGTGCTGCTGGACTTCGTGGCGCAGGTGGACCGGCGGGTGCGGTGGTACTACACGCCGATCGCGAGGCACAGGGGCAGCCAGTCCTGGCAGGAGCACGCCAGGCTGATCGACGCGATCGAGAACAAGGACGCCGAACTCGCCGCCCGCGTCATGCGCGAGCACACCGAGCGCACCCGGCAGTCCTACCTCGAGCAGCGTGAGAGCAACCCCGAGCCCGAGGTGCGGCCTGCGCAGGTGCGCTCGCGCCGACGCCGCTCGGCGCCCCGCGTCTGA
- a CDS encoding thiamine pyrophosphate-binding protein, giving the protein MGQMAKTEPESATQPNEQRAAGGDPELISGGHLVAKALKAEGVDVIFTLCGGHIIDIYDGCVDEGIDVIDVRHEQVAAHAADGYARITGKPGCAVVTAGPGTTDAVTGVANALRAESPMLLIGGQGALSQHKMGSLQDLPHVDMMTPITKFAATVPATERAADLVSMAFRECYHGAPGPSFLEIPRDVLDAKVPLERARIPRPGGYRASTRSAGDPDAIEQLADLITHSEKPCVLLGSQVWTCRATDSAIDFVRTLNVPAFMNGSGRGTLPPKDPHHLQLARRYAFSNADLIIIVGTPFDFRMGYGKRLSSEATVVQIDLDYRTVGKNRDIDLGIVGDAGLVLSAVTQAASGRVDSGAANRKAWLEELRAVETQSYEKRLPRQLSEASPIDPYRLVHEINEFLTPNSIYIGDGGDIVTFSGQVVQPKSPGNWMDPGPLGTLGVGVPFVLAAKYARPDAEVVALFGDGAFSLTGWDFETLVRFNLPFIGIVGNNSSMNQIRYGQIQKYGEGRGRVGNTLGDVRYGEFARMLGGYGEEVTEPSQIRPALERARESGKPSLINVWVDPEVYAPGTMNQTMYK; this is encoded by the coding sequence ATGGGGCAGATGGCCAAAACTGAGCCGGAAAGCGCCACCCAGCCGAACGAGCAGCGGGCCGCGGGCGGCGACCCTGAGCTCATCTCCGGGGGACATTTGGTCGCGAAGGCGCTCAAGGCCGAAGGTGTCGACGTGATCTTCACCCTCTGTGGAGGTCACATCATCGACATCTACGACGGCTGCGTCGACGAGGGCATCGACGTGATCGACGTACGCCACGAGCAGGTCGCCGCGCACGCGGCGGACGGTTACGCCCGGATCACCGGCAAACCCGGCTGCGCCGTGGTCACCGCGGGACCGGGAACCACCGACGCCGTCACCGGTGTCGCCAACGCGCTACGGGCGGAGAGCCCGATGCTGCTCATCGGCGGGCAGGGCGCGCTCAGCCAGCACAAGATGGGCTCGCTGCAAGACCTGCCGCACGTCGACATGATGACCCCGATCACCAAGTTCGCGGCCACCGTCCCCGCCACCGAGCGCGCGGCCGATCTGGTTTCCATGGCGTTTCGCGAGTGCTACCACGGCGCGCCGGGGCCGTCGTTTCTGGAGATACCGCGCGACGTACTCGACGCCAAAGTGCCGCTTGAGCGGGCCCGCATCCCACGACCCGGCGGTTACCGCGCATCGACCCGCAGCGCGGGCGACCCCGATGCCATCGAGCAACTGGCCGACCTGATCACGCACTCGGAGAAGCCCTGCGTGCTGCTCGGCAGCCAGGTATGGACGTGCAGGGCCACCGACTCCGCCATCGATTTCGTCCGCACCCTCAACGTACCCGCGTTCATGAACGGCTCCGGCCGCGGCACCCTGCCACCCAAGGACCCGCACCACCTGCAACTGGCACGGCGCTACGCCTTCTCCAACGCCGACCTCATCATCATCGTCGGCACCCCGTTCGACTTCCGGATGGGCTACGGCAAGCGACTCTCCTCCGAAGCCACCGTGGTGCAGATCGACCTCGACTACCGCACCGTCGGCAAGAACCGCGACATCGACCTTGGCATCGTCGGCGACGCGGGGCTGGTGCTCTCCGCGGTGACGCAGGCGGCCTCCGGCCGGGTCGACAGCGGTGCCGCCAACCGCAAGGCGTGGCTGGAAGAGCTGCGCGCCGTCGAGACCCAGTCGTATGAGAAGCGGCTGCCAAGGCAACTGTCCGAGGCCAGCCCCATCGACCCCTACCGGCTGGTGCACGAGATCAACGAGTTCCTGACCCCGAACTCCATCTACATCGGCGACGGCGGCGACATCGTCACCTTCTCCGGCCAGGTGGTGCAGCCGAAGTCACCAGGCAACTGGATGGACCCCGGGCCGCTCGGCACGCTCGGCGTCGGCGTGCCGTTCGTTCTCGCGGCCAAGTACGCACGGCCCGACGCCGAGGTCGTGGCCCTGTTCGGTGACGGCGCCTTCAGCCTCACCGGCTGGGATTTCGAGACGCTCGTGCGGTTCAACCTGCCGTTCATCGGAATCGTGGGCAACAACTCGTCGATGAACCAGATCCGCTACGGGCAGATCCAGAAGTACGGCGAGGGCCGCGGCAGGGTGGGCAACACCCTCGGCGACGTCCGCTACGGCGAGTTCGCCCGGATGCTCGGCGGCTACGGCGAGGAGGTCACCGAGCCGAGCCAGATCCGGCCCGCGCTGGAGCGGGCGCGCGAATCGGGCAAGCCCTCGCTGATCAACGTGTGGGTCGACCCCGAGGTATACGCGCCGGGGACGATGAACCAGACCATGTACAAGTGA
- the frc gene encoding formyl-CoA transferase: protein MAKALEGVRVLDMTHVQSGPSATQILAWLGADVVKLEAPTGDITRRQLRDLPDVDSLYFTMLNCNKRSITLNMKSDEGKRIFTEMLPRFDILAENFGPGAIDRMGFDWQRLQEINPRLIYASIKGFGEGPYTHYKAYEVVAQAMGGSMSTTGFEDGPPLATGAQIGDSGTGIHTVAGILAALYQREHTGRGQRVTVAMQHAVLNLCRVKLRDQQRLTHGPLAEYPNEEFGDTVPRSGNASGGGQPGWAVKCAPGGPNDYIYVIVQPVGWKPITQLIGRPELADDPEWATPEARLDKLDKMFQLIEEWTVNHGKWDVLAKLNEHNIPCGPVLSTKEIIEDPSLADNDMVVPVDHPERGQFKTVGCPIKLSDSAVDVERSPLLGEHNQEIYMTELGLDETRFAELKANGVI, encoded by the coding sequence ATGGCGAAAGCACTCGAGGGTGTTCGCGTTCTCGACATGACACACGTCCAATCCGGACCATCAGCCACCCAGATTCTCGCGTGGCTGGGTGCGGACGTGGTCAAGCTCGAGGCACCCACCGGTGACATCACCCGCAGGCAGCTCCGAGATCTGCCCGATGTGGACAGTCTTTACTTCACGATGCTGAACTGCAACAAGCGCAGCATCACGCTCAACATGAAGTCTGATGAGGGCAAGCGGATCTTCACCGAGATGCTGCCACGGTTCGACATCCTCGCCGAGAACTTCGGCCCCGGGGCCATCGACAGGATGGGCTTCGACTGGCAACGGCTGCAGGAGATCAACCCCCGGCTGATCTACGCCTCGATCAAGGGCTTCGGCGAGGGTCCCTACACCCACTACAAGGCGTACGAGGTGGTCGCGCAGGCCATGGGCGGCTCGATGAGCACCACCGGCTTCGAGGACGGCCCGCCGTTGGCGACCGGGGCGCAGATCGGGGACTCGGGCACGGGCATCCACACCGTCGCGGGCATCCTCGCCGCCCTGTACCAGCGTGAGCACACCGGCAGGGGGCAGCGCGTCACCGTGGCGATGCAGCACGCGGTGCTGAACCTGTGCCGCGTGAAGCTGCGCGACCAGCAACGGCTGACCCACGGCCCGCTGGCCGAGTACCCCAACGAGGAGTTCGGCGACACCGTTCCCCGTTCCGGCAACGCCTCAGGGGGCGGGCAACCCGGGTGGGCCGTGAAGTGCGCCCCCGGCGGGCCCAACGACTACATCTACGTGATCGTGCAGCCGGTCGGCTGGAAACCGATCACGCAGCTGATCGGCAGGCCGGAGCTCGCCGATGACCCCGAGTGGGCCACCCCGGAGGCGAGGCTCGACAAGCTCGACAAGATGTTCCAACTCATCGAGGAGTGGACCGTCAACCACGGTAAGTGGGATGTGCTCGCCAAACTCAACGAGCACAACATTCCCTGCGGCCCCGTACTGTCCACAAAGGAAATCATCGAGGACCCCTCGCTGGCCGACAACGACATGGTCGTGCCGGTGGACCATCCCGAACGCGGGCAGTTCAAGACGGTCGGCTGCCCCATCAAGCTGTCGGACTCCGCCGTCGACGTCGAGCGATCCCCACTGCTCGGCGAGCACAACCAGGAGATCTACATGACCGAGCTGGGTCTGGACGAGACCCGGTTCGCCGAGCTCAAGGCGAATGGAGTGATCTGA
- a CDS encoding acetate--CoA ligase family protein translates to MQTPDKAAVREVLDKVRAQGRDSLTAPEGKRVADAYGIPTPREGLATTADEAAALAEEIGAAVVCKIVSPDILHKTEAGGVIVGVEGPAAAREAFDKIVANAKAYNSSATITGVQVQQLVGGGHEVIVGATTDPTFGKIVAFGLGGVLVEVLKDVTFRLAPLDADEARSMVTGIKAAEVLRGARGAEPVDIDALAEVIQRVSALVTDFPEIREFDLNPVFAAADGACAADIRILVETGEVTEPFRPSQEEILGAMNRLMNPRSIAVVGASDQEGKIGNSVMKNLVNGGYAGEIYPINPKAEEILGHKAYASVGDIPGEVDVAVFAIPAKFVPGSLTDCGEKGVPAAVMIPSGFAETGNHELQDEIVEIAHRYNIRMLGPNIYGYYYTPNNLCATFCTPYDVKGGVALTSQSGGIGMAILGFARTTKMGVSAIVGLGNKSDVDEDDLLTYFEQDDNTQAVAMHLEDLKDGRAFVETAKRMTKKKPVVVLKAGRTALGARAASSHTGALAGDDKVYDDILRQAGVVRAPGLNEMLDYARGLPLLPTPQGENVVIITGAGGSGVLLSDACVEAGLSLMDIPPDLDEAFRRYIPPFGAAGNPIDITGGEPPSTYEATIRLGLEDPRIHALILGYWHTIVTPPMVFAELTARVVEEARAKGIDKPVVASLAGDTEVEKASDYLFDHRIVAYPYTTERPVAVLGAKYRWARAAGLLGSP, encoded by the coding sequence ATGCAGACCCCGGACAAGGCCGCCGTCCGCGAGGTCCTCGACAAGGTGCGGGCACAGGGCAGGGATTCCCTGACCGCACCGGAGGGCAAGCGGGTCGCCGACGCCTACGGCATTCCCACCCCACGTGAAGGGCTCGCCACCACGGCCGACGAGGCCGCCGCGCTCGCCGAGGAGATCGGTGCGGCCGTCGTGTGCAAGATCGTCTCACCGGACATCCTGCACAAGACGGAGGCGGGCGGCGTCATCGTCGGCGTCGAGGGCCCCGCCGCGGCAAGGGAGGCCTTCGACAAGATCGTCGCCAACGCCAAGGCGTACAACTCCTCGGCCACCATCACCGGCGTGCAGGTACAGCAGTTGGTCGGCGGCGGGCACGAGGTCATCGTCGGCGCCACGACCGATCCCACGTTCGGCAAGATCGTCGCGTTCGGCCTCGGCGGCGTGCTGGTCGAGGTGCTCAAGGACGTGACGTTCCGGCTCGCCCCACTCGACGCCGACGAGGCCCGCTCCATGGTGACCGGCATCAAGGCCGCCGAGGTACTGCGCGGGGCACGCGGAGCCGAGCCGGTGGACATCGACGCGCTGGCCGAGGTGATCCAGCGGGTGTCCGCGCTGGTCACCGACTTCCCGGAGATCCGCGAGTTCGACCTCAACCCGGTGTTCGCCGCCGCGGACGGGGCCTGCGCTGCCGACATCCGCATCCTCGTTGAGACCGGCGAGGTGACCGAGCCGTTCCGCCCGTCGCAGGAGGAGATCCTCGGCGCGATGAACCGGCTGATGAACCCGCGCTCCATCGCCGTCGTCGGTGCCTCCGACCAGGAGGGCAAGATCGGCAACTCGGTGATGAAGAACCTGGTCAACGGCGGCTACGCGGGCGAGATATACCCGATCAACCCGAAGGCGGAGGAGATCCTCGGCCACAAGGCCTACGCCTCGGTCGGCGACATCCCCGGTGAGGTGGACGTCGCCGTGTTCGCCATCCCGGCGAAGTTCGTGCCCGGCTCGCTTACCGACTGCGGTGAGAAGGGTGTCCCGGCCGCGGTGATGATCCCCTCCGGGTTCGCCGAGACCGGCAACCACGAACTGCAGGACGAGATCGTGGAGATCGCCCACCGCTACAACATCCGCATGCTCGGCCCGAACATCTACGGCTACTACTACACGCCGAACAACCTGTGCGCCACGTTCTGCACCCCGTACGACGTCAAGGGCGGTGTCGCGCTCACCTCGCAGAGCGGCGGCATCGGCATGGCGATCCTGGGCTTCGCGCGCACCACGAAGATGGGCGTGTCCGCGATCGTCGGGCTCGGCAACAAGTCCGACGTCGACGAGGACGACCTGCTCACCTACTTCGAGCAGGACGACAACACCCAGGCCGTCGCGATGCACCTGGAGGACCTCAAGGACGGCCGCGCGTTCGTCGAGACCGCCAAGCGGATGACCAAGAAGAAGCCGGTGGTCGTGCTCAAGGCAGGTCGCACCGCGCTGGGTGCCCGCGCGGCGAGCTCGCACACCGGCGCGCTTGCGGGCGACGACAAGGTCTACGACGACATCCTGCGGCAGGCGGGGGTGGTGCGCGCGCCCGGGCTGAACGAGATGCTCGACTACGCGAGGGGCCTTCCGCTACTGCCCACTCCGCAGGGCGAGAACGTCGTCATCATCACCGGCGCCGGTGGCTCCGGTGTGCTGCTCTCCGACGCCTGCGTCGAGGCGGGTCTCTCACTGATGGACATCCCGCCGGATCTGGACGAGGCTTTCCGCCGCTACATTCCACCGTTCGGCGCGGCGGGGAACCCGATCGACATCACCGGCGGTGAGCCGCCGTCGACCTACGAGGCGACGATCCGGCTCGGTTTGGAGGATCCGCGCATCCACGCCCTGATCCTCGGCTACTGGCACACGATCGTGACGCCGCCGATGGTGTTCGCCGAACTGACCGCACGCGTCGTGGAGGAGGCGAGGGCAAAGGGCATCGACAAGCCGGTAGTGGCGTCGCTGGCAGGCGACACCGAGGTCGAGAAAGCCAGCGACTACCTGTTCGATCACCGCATCGTCGCCTACCCGTACACCACCGAGCGACCTGTCGCGGTGCTCGGTGCGAAGTACCGGTGGGCGAGGGCAGCCGGCCTGCTCGGCTCCCCGTAA
- the sucC gene encoding ADP-forming succinate--CoA ligase subunit beta — MDLYEYQARDLFAAHGVPVLAGAVVDVAEDAFGVAEGLGGRVVVKAQVKVGGRGKAGGVRLAGGPGEAVECARAILGLEIKGHVTRRVLVAEASEIAEEYYFSFLVDRANRTFLAMASAEGGVEIEQLAVERPEALVRVPVDPLVGVDVDRAREIVVAAGFPGAVVERAAEVVVALWETFVAEDALLVEVNPLVRDPGDGIVALDGKVSVDDNAAFRHPEHAGLVDVAAEDPLEAKAKAKGLNYVKLDGQVGIIGNGAGLVMSTLDVVAYAGQRHGGVAPANFLDIGGGASAEVMAAGLDVVLGDPDVASVFVNVFGGITACDAVASGIVEALAMLGDEASKPLVVRLDGNNVEQGRRILAQAAHPLVTVVDTMDSAADEAARLAAARV; from the coding sequence GTGGATTTGTATGAGTATCAGGCGAGGGATCTTTTCGCTGCGCATGGTGTTCCGGTGTTGGCTGGGGCTGTGGTGGATGTGGCGGAGGATGCGTTTGGGGTTGCTGAGGGGTTGGGTGGTCGTGTTGTGGTGAAGGCTCAGGTGAAGGTGGGGGGTCGGGGTAAGGCTGGTGGGGTGCGGTTGGCTGGGGGTCCGGGTGAGGCGGTGGAGTGTGCTCGGGCGATTTTGGGGTTGGAGATTAAGGGGCATGTGACGCGTCGGGTGTTGGTGGCTGAGGCGTCGGAGATTGCGGAGGAGTATTACTTTTCGTTTTTGGTGGATCGGGCGAATCGGACGTTTTTGGCGATGGCGTCGGCTGAGGGTGGGGTGGAGATCGAGCAGTTGGCGGTGGAGCGTCCGGAGGCGTTGGTGCGGGTGCCGGTGGATCCGTTGGTGGGGGTGGATGTGGATCGGGCTCGCGAGATTGTGGTGGCGGCGGGTTTTCCGGGGGCGGTGGTGGAGCGTGCCGCGGAGGTGGTGGTGGCGTTGTGGGAGACGTTTGTGGCTGAGGATGCGTTGTTGGTGGAGGTCAATCCGTTGGTGCGTGATCCCGGTGATGGGATTGTGGCGTTGGACGGCAAGGTGAGTGTGGATGACAATGCGGCGTTTCGGCATCCGGAGCATGCGGGGTTGGTGGATGTGGCCGCGGAGGATCCGTTGGAGGCCAAGGCGAAGGCCAAGGGGTTGAATTATGTGAAGTTGGATGGGCAGGTGGGCATCATCGGTAATGGTGCGGGGTTGGTGATGTCGACGTTGGATGTGGTGGCGTATGCGGGGCAGCGGCATGGTGGGGTGGCTCCGGCGAACTTTTTGGATATTGGTGGGGGTGCGTCGGCGGAGGTGATGGCCGCGGGTTTGGATGTGGTGTTGGGGGATCCGGATGTGGCCAGTGTGTTTGTGAATGTGTTCGGGGGGATCACCGCGTGTGATGCGGTGGCGTCGGGGATTGTGGAGGCGTTGGCGATGCTGGGTGATGAGGCGTCCAAGCCGTTGGTGGTGCGGTTGGACGGCAACAATGTGGAGCAGGGGCGGCGCATTCTGGCGCAGGCGGCGCACCCGTTGGTGACGGTGGTGGACACGATGGATTCCGCGGCTGATGAGGCCGCGCGACTGGCCGCGGCGAGGGTGTGA
- a CDS encoding Nramp family divalent metal transporter has product MVDSSKVPASGTGDTGIEAGGDERVWRAGRLDPMPIRKLPDAPPAIHLLGPTVFLVALGVGMGESYMWPRLVLVFGPEIRWLFLIGVTLQAVVMLEMARYAMATGESIFTGAARVFKPLMWFFFAVAILVYIWPGHLSAGAAAFEEITGIPWIVTACVALVLVGVIFTLARVIYNLLENVLSFLIGVLVIGTAIIASIVGSWDDLASTITGMFAFGYFPTEALSSSWFPIVVGSIAFAGPSGMQQMWYTLHLRDSGAGMGSHIPQIRGLRHAGEEEKIPAHGYMFDTSDPDELKKWKGWRRWVTFDALLLFWGITMLVTISFTVLAQAAARENPDVKGLIEGGDRDAALSAMSDAFSAAGGPILGGLFFGFIALIGLNATLGLFDSFSRGQADMTYFFVPGARKFKMAHLYAAFLWGVIIFGILILLFGPADGPSGVLDILAFLSTFAMGAYCVVLLLVNNRMLPKPIRPKWWTNAIIGFGAVFYLGMLFYSLLRFGVVVS; this is encoded by the coding sequence ATGGTGGATTCTTCGAAAGTACCCGCCTCCGGCACCGGAGATACCGGTATCGAGGCGGGCGGAGATGAACGGGTGTGGCGAGCCGGTCGGCTCGATCCCATGCCGATTCGCAAGCTGCCCGACGCCCCGCCAGCCATCCATCTGCTCGGCCCGACGGTCTTCCTCGTCGCGCTGGGCGTCGGCATGGGCGAGTCCTATATGTGGCCGAGGCTGGTACTGGTCTTCGGCCCGGAGATCAGGTGGCTGTTCCTGATCGGCGTCACGCTCCAGGCCGTAGTCATGCTGGAGATGGCCCGGTATGCCATGGCCACCGGCGAGAGCATCTTCACCGGCGCCGCGAGGGTGTTCAAACCACTGATGTGGTTCTTCTTCGCGGTGGCGATACTCGTATATATCTGGCCTGGCCACCTTTCGGCGGGTGCGGCCGCTTTCGAGGAGATCACAGGAATACCCTGGATCGTGACGGCGTGCGTGGCACTGGTGCTCGTCGGAGTCATCTTCACGCTGGCACGGGTCATCTACAACCTGCTGGAGAACGTGCTTTCGTTCCTCATCGGCGTTCTGGTGATCGGCACCGCGATCATCGCGTCGATCGTGGGCAGCTGGGACGACCTGGCGAGCACGATCACCGGGATGTTCGCGTTCGGCTACTTCCCCACCGAGGCGTTGTCGAGCTCGTGGTTCCCGATCGTGGTCGGCTCGATCGCCTTCGCGGGTCCTTCCGGCATGCAGCAGATGTGGTACACGCTGCACCTTCGCGACAGCGGGGCCGGCATGGGTTCGCACATCCCCCAGATCCGCGGGCTGCGGCACGCGGGCGAGGAGGAGAAGATCCCCGCGCACGGGTACATGTTCGACACCAGCGACCCAGACGAGCTGAAGAAGTGGAAGGGCTGGCGCCGCTGGGTGACCTTCGACGCCCTGCTGCTCTTCTGGGGCATCACGATGCTGGTGACGATCTCGTTCACCGTGCTCGCCCAGGCCGCGGCAAGGGAGAACCCGGACGTGAAGGGCCTGATCGAGGGCGGGGACCGCGACGCGGCACTGAGCGCGATGTCGGATGCGTTCAGCGCGGCGGGCGGGCCGATCCTCGGCGGGTTGTTCTTCGGCTTCATCGCGCTGATCGGGTTGAACGCCACGCTCGGCCTGTTCGACTCGTTCTCCCGCGGGCAGGCGGACATGACGTACTTCTTCGTGCCCGGTGCCCGGAAGTTCAAGATGGCCCACCTGTATGCCGCGTTCCTCTGGGGCGTGATCATCTTCGGCATCCTCATCCTGCTGTTCGGGCCTGCCGACGGTCCCAGCGGCGTGCTCGACATCCTCGCGTTCCTGTCCACCTTCGCGATGGGCGCCTACTGCGTGGTGTTGCTGCTGGTGAACAACAGGATGCTGCCGAAACCGATCCGGCCCAAGTGGTGGACCAACGCCATCATCGGGTTCGGTGCGGTGTTCTACCTCGGCATGCTGTTCTACAGCCTGCTGCGGTTCGGCGTGGTCGTGAGCTGA
- a CDS encoding DUF6457 domain-containing protein, with product MNELREWTSALCSNLGLDASGVNRADGVSASHDSAGTADMTNIDTADRELIVDLTRCAARTVAAQAGPIAAYLVGIAVGRGLTPAEAAARLDELTLNWPRIDWRD from the coding sequence ATGAACGAGCTGCGGGAATGGACTTCCGCGCTGTGCTCGAATCTCGGCCTTGACGCGAGCGGAGTCAATAGGGCGGATGGCGTCAGTGCGAGCCACGACTCAGCGGGCACGGCGGACATGACCAACATCGACACCGCCGACCGCGAACTCATCGTCGACCTGACGAGGTGCGCGGCAAGGACTGTCGCCGCGCAAGCCGGCCCGATAGCGGCCTACCTCGTCGGTATCGCGGTCGGGCGGGGCCTCACCCCTGCCGAGGCGGCCGCGCGGCTCGACGAGTTGACCTTGAACTGGCCCCGGATCGACTGGCGCGACTGA
- a CDS encoding TerC family protein, giving the protein MATEGSLTPAQIGATLNLPAWVWLVTIAGLTAMICFDFYLVSRNPRHPSLRECTIWVCCYVSLAALFGVGVLAVAGPQYGGEFFAGWITEYSLSVDNLFVFVIIMTSFAVPREYRQKVLLIGIVIALLMRGAFIAVGAEAIARFDWLFYVFGAFLLYTAWKLLAHSEDEDDEFKENAVLRLAKRFLPATDTYDGAAMTTRVNGRRLVTPMLIVMIAIGTTDLLFALDSIPAIFGLTKEPYLVFTANAFALMGLRQLFFLIGGLLDRLVYLSTGLAVVLGFIGLKLISETLHHHGVSWAPEVPILVSLGVILGTLAITTVASLVKVRRDRSRELKAKLDEPDTSDTAAAQAD; this is encoded by the coding sequence GTGGCCACCGAAGGGTCGCTGACTCCTGCTCAGATTGGGGCGACGTTGAACCTTCCCGCATGGGTCTGGCTGGTAACCATCGCCGGCCTGACCGCGATGATCTGCTTCGACTTCTACCTGGTCTCGCGCAATCCTCGGCACCCGTCGCTGCGCGAGTGCACGATCTGGGTCTGCTGCTACGTCTCGCTCGCCGCGCTGTTCGGCGTCGGGGTGCTCGCGGTGGCAGGTCCTCAGTACGGTGGTGAGTTCTTCGCGGGCTGGATCACCGAGTACTCGCTCTCGGTTGACAACCTGTTCGTGTTCGTCATCATCATGACCAGCTTCGCGGTGCCCAGGGAGTACCGGCAGAAGGTACTGCTGATCGGCATCGTGATCGCGCTGCTGATGCGAGGCGCCTTCATCGCCGTCGGTGCCGAGGCGATCGCCCGGTTCGACTGGCTGTTCTACGTCTTCGGCGCGTTCCTGCTCTACACGGCATGGAAGCTGCTGGCGCATTCCGAGGACGAGGACGACGAGTTCAAGGAGAACGCCGTCCTGCGGCTGGCCAAGCGGTTCCTGCCCGCGACCGACACCTACGACGGCGCCGCGATGACCACCCGGGTCAACGGCCGCAGGCTGGTCACACCCATGCTGATCGTGATGATCGCGATCGGTACGACCGACCTGCTGTTCGCGCTCGACTCCATTCCCGCGATCTTCGGCCTCACCAAGGAGCCGTACCTGGTGTTCACCGCGAACGCGTTCGCGCTGATGGGTTTGCGCCAGCTGTTCTTCCTGATCGGTGGCCTGCTCGACCGGCTGGTGTATCTCAGCACCGGACTGGCCGTCGTGCTCGGCTTCATCGGACTGAAGCTGATTTCGGAGACACTGCATCACCACGGGGTGTCGTGGGCGCCGGAGGTTCCCATTCTGGTCTCTCTCGGGGTCATCCTCGGCACCCTCGCGATCACCACGGTCGCCAGCCTCGTCAAGGTCCGCAGGGATCGATCCCGCGAGCTCAAGGCGAAACTCGACGAGCCGGACACCTCGGACACGGCCGCGGCCCAGGCTGACTGA